The Planctomycetota bacterium sequence GCTCCCGCCGATACGCCCCCAGAAGCGTCAGGAACTCTCCCACAAACGGCGCCAGGCCGGGCAGGCCGATCCCGGCCGCCGTGAAGAACAGCGCGGCGGTCCCCAGCCGGGGCACGGACGGCCAGAGCCCCCCCAGCCGGTCCAGGTCCCGCGTGCGCGTCCGCTCCTCGATCGCGCCGGCCAGCAGGAAAAGCGCCCCCGTCGCCAGCCCGTGTCCCACCATCTGCGCCACCGCCCCGCGCAGCCCCTCCTCGTTCCGCGAAAACACCCCCAGGAGGACGAATCCCATGTGGCTCACGCTCGTGTACGCCACCAGGCGCTTGAGGTCCGTCTGCGCGAACGCGAGGAACGCTCCGTAGAGAATCCCCACCGCCCCGAGCGCCCGCCCGAACGGCGCCAACGCCTCCGCCGCGCCGGGAAAAAGCGGAACGGCGAAGCGAAGAAGACCGTAGCCCCCCGTCTTCAGGAGCAGTCCCGCCAGAATCACGCTGCCCCCCGTGGGCGCCTCCGTGTGCGCGTCCGGAAGCCACGCGTGAAGCGGCACGGCGGGCAACTTCACCAGGAACGCCCCGAGAAACCCCGCCAGGAGCCACGCTTCCGCCCCCGCCCCCAGCGGCGTGCCGAGCAGGCTTCGATAGGAGAACGTCCGCTCCCCCGTCGCACGCTCGTGCAGGACCGAAAGCGCCAGGATCGCCAGCAGGAGAAACAGCCCTCCCGCCTGCGTGAAGACGAAAAATTTCAGCGACGCCGCCAGCCGCCGCTCGTGCCCCCAGATGCCGATCAGGAACGTCATCGGGACCAGCATCAGCTCCCAGAAGAGATAAAAAAGCAGAAGATCGAACGCGACGAAGACCCCCACCACCCCCGCCAGCGTCCAGAGCAGGTTGAAGTGAAAGAATCCCACCCGCTCCCGGATCTCCGTCCACGACGCCGCCACGGCGATCAGGCCCAGAAACAGCGTCAAGAACACCAGCGCCAGACTCAGCGAGTCCAGGCTCAGGCGGAGGCCCGCGCCGAAGCGGGGGATCCAGGGCCACGACGCCTCTTCCACCCCCGGCGCCGCCGCAGCCCACGCCGCCAGCGCCAGGTCCGCCGCGAGCGCCGCCACCGCGAGGCCCCGCGCCCATCCCGGTCGGCGCCCCGCCAGAAGCGCCCCGATCCCGCCCCCCAGGAGCACGACCACAAGCGCCGCCGGAATCATGCCGCCACCACGAGAATCGCCACGAGAAGAATCGCTCCGATCGCGATCGCCCCCGCGTACGTGCGGAGACGCCCGGTCTGCGTGCCGGCCAGCCCCCGATGCGCCCGCTTCGCCGCCCGCTCCAGGGCGCGCGGGATCTCGTCGGCCACGTCCTCGCGGGCGGCCCTCGCCAGCCGCTCCACCGGGCGCCCCACGAGAGCCCCGTACGCGGCGTCGAATCCCCATCCCTGAAGCGCCCCCTTCCGGATCGCCTCCGCCGCACGACTCCGGACGAGCGCCTCCCTCCAGGCCGGCCGGACTCCCCAGAGCGCCAGCGCCACGGACGCTCCCAGCAGCGGAACCCAGAGCGCCGCCGCTTCGAACAGAACCGGTACTTCAGGCCCCGACGGGGACGGAAGCGCCCGCCCGAGGAACGCCAGGGCGGGCCCCTCCAGAAGACCCGCCCCGACCGTGAGAATCGCCAGCGCCGCGATCGGAGGCCGCAGGATCGCCGGCGGACGCTCCGCGGGCACCCTTCGTTCGGGCCCGAAAAAGACGAGAAACACCAGGCGGAAGGCGTAAACCGCCGTCAGCGCGGAGCCCGCCAGAAGGACGCACGCCAGCCCCGGGCCGCCCCGGGACGAGGCCCACACGCCGGAAAGGACGGCTTCCTTGCTCCAGAAGCCCACCGTCGCGAAGGGCAGCCCCGCCAGCCCCACCGCGCCGATCGCGAAGGCGATCCCCGTTCCGGGCATCCGCCGCGCCGGCCCGCCCAGGCGGAACACGTTCTGCTCGTGCCGGGCCGCGAGAATGATCGCTCCCCCCGAAAGGAAGAGAAGCGCCTTGAAAAACGCGTGCGCCGCGAAATGGAAGATCGCCGCCGCCGCGGCGCCGGCTCCCAGCGCGGCGAACATGAGGCCGATCTGGCTCATCGTGGAGTACGCGAGCGCCCTCTTGAGATCCCTCTGCGCCAGCGCCGATCCGCCGCCCAGAAGGAACGTCGCCGTCCCGATCGCGGCCACGACCGCCTGGACGGACGGCGCCGCCGCCAGAATCCCCGAGGTTCGCGCCAGGAGGTAAACCCCCGCGGCCACCATCGTCGCGGCGTGGAGAAGCGCGCTTACGGGCGTGGGGCCCGCCATGGCGTCGGGCAACCACGTCTGGAGCGGCACTT is a genomic window containing:
- the nuoL gene encoding NADH-quinone oxidoreductase subunit L, which codes for MTCADAGLALLPVLPWAGTLAIALGGRRLSERAAAATAVGAAGLAALLALALAGEAASGVERRVVLGSWMAAPDFTARLAFRLDALSATAAAVVASVGFLIHLYSVGYMAGEEGYRRFFSLMNFFVGAMLVLVLADDLALLYLGWEGVGLASYLLIGFWFAEPANVRAARKAFVMTRLGDAALAVGLLHLATSLGTLEVSAVARAPAAWVPDTGPAVLAAALLVTGAAAKSAQVPLQTWLPDAMAGPTPVSALLHAATMVAAGVYLLARTSGILAAAPSVQAVVAAIGTATFLLGGGSALAQRDLKRALAYSTMSQIGLMFAALGAGAAAAAIFHFAAHAFFKALLFLSGGAIILAARHEQNVFRLGGPARRMPGTGIAFAIGAVGLAGLPFATVGFWSKEAVLSGVWASSRGGPGLACVLLAGSALTAVYAFRLVFLVFFGPERRVPAERPPAILRPPIAALAILTVGAGLLEGPALAFLGRALPSPSGPEVPVLFEAAALWVPLLGASVALALWGVRPAWREALVRSRAAEAIRKGALQGWGFDAAYGALVGRPVERLARAAREDVADEIPRALERAAKRAHRGLAGTQTGRLRTYAGAIAIGAILLVAILVVAA
- a CDS encoding NADH-quinone oxidoreductase subunit M, with the protein product MIPAALVVVLLGGGIGALLAGRRPGWARGLAVAALAADLALAAWAAAAPGVEEASWPWIPRFGAGLRLSLDSLSLALVFLTLFLGLIAVAASWTEIRERVGFFHFNLLWTLAGVVGVFVAFDLLLFYLFWELMLVPMTFLIGIWGHERRLAASLKFFVFTQAGGLFLLLAILALSVLHERATGERTFSYRSLLGTPLGAGAEAWLLAGFLGAFLVKLPAVPLHAWLPDAHTEAPTGGSVILAGLLLKTGGYGLLRFAVPLFPGAAEALAPFGRALGAVGILYGAFLAFAQTDLKRLVAYTSVSHMGFVLLGVFSRNEEGLRGAVAQMVGHGLATGALFLLAGAIEERTRTRDLDRLGGLWPSVPRLGTAALFFTAAGIGLPGLAPFVGEFLTLLGAYRRE